A window from Mixophyes fleayi isolate aMixFle1 chromosome 12, aMixFle1.hap1, whole genome shotgun sequence encodes these proteins:
- the LOC142108335 gene encoding olfactory receptor 6C4-like — translation MVEANKTVVEEFILLAFAELHQFQNLLFVVFLLTYITCVMGNVTIIVLVRIEPSLHATMYFFICVFSILEIIFVSVTVPRLLANLIAANNIISFKGCLTQMYVFVSLGATECYLLLVMVFDRHLAINSPLHYPAIMTHALCIVLAVLPWIMGFSLILIPTIITARLEFCGPNRIDHFFCDFAPLQNLACSDPLISIIWTSTSAILSVVLPLIIIIGFYIHIIITVSKIKSEEGKQKAFSTCTSHLIVASLFYDTAIIVYVKPKGSHYDKYLAFMYTAFTPMVNPFIYTFRNRDVKKAFRNSVNILIKQVSL, via the coding sequence ATGGTGGAAGCAAACAAAACTGTTGTAgaagaatttattttattggctTTTGCTGAGTTACACCAGTTTCAGAATTTACTTTTCGTGGTTTTTCTGCTGACGTACATTACATGTGTCATGGGGAACGTTACTATAATTGTTCTTGTCAGAATAGAGCCTTCTCTTCATgctacaatgtatttttttatttgtgtattcTCTATTTTAGAAATTATCTTTGTGTCGGTCACTGTCCCCAGACTTTTAGCCAATCTAATTGCAGCTAATAATATTATATCTTTCAAAGGATGTCTTACCCAAATGTACGTCTTCGTCTCCTTAGGTGCAACTGAATGTTATCTTCTCCTAGTAATGGTCTTTGACCGACATCTGGCTATAAACAGTCCTTTACACTACCCAGCTATAATGACTcatgctttatgtattgtgttgGCTGTTTTACCATGGATCATGGGATTTTCTCTTATTttaatccccaccatcatcacagCACGTTTAGAATTCTGTGGCCCTAATAGGATTGACCACTTCTTCTGTGACTTTGCTCCTCTGCAGAACTTGGCATGTTCGGATCCCTTAATTAGCATTATATGGACAAGCACAAGTGCAATATTAAGTgttgttttgcctttaattatAATCATAGGATTCTACATTCATATCATAATCACTGTTTCAAAGATCAAGAGTgaggagggaaaacagaaagccTTTTCTACATGTACATCTCATCTCATTGTAGCCAGTCTATTTTATGATACAGCCATCATTGTGTATGTCAAACCTAAGGGAAGCCATTATGACAAGTATCTTGCTTTTATGTACACAGCATTCACGCCTATGGTTAAcccatttatttatacttttagaaACAGGGATGTGAAGAAGGCTTTCAGGAATTCAGTAAACATTCTTATAAAACAAGTGTCACTGTAA
- the LOC142108336 gene encoding olfactory receptor 6C4-like — translation MPLCFPNEPHLSNPIKDAIARDVFLQQVQDNLKGLLPYAAIRLHKPYLQGETSMPLVGDLVMVKVFSKAVPWDANWEGLYQVLETMGNTILKVQRPVTTKKNSQRRRKVLPSEVGYLFGSKMVETNKTVVEEFVLLAFADLHQFQNLLFFVFLLTYITCVMGNVTIIVLVRIEPSLHTTMYFFISVFSVLEIIFVSVTVPRLLANLITADKIIYFNGCFTQMYVFLSLGATECFLLLVMVFDRHLAINHPLHYPAIMTHALRIKLAVLSWIMGFALSLVPTISTACLEFCGPNMIDHFLCDVAPLQILACSDPFISIICTSTSAIFSGVLPLIIIIGFYIHIIMTVSKIKTEEGKQKAFSTCTSHLIVASLYYGTGIIVYVNPNGSHYDKYFSFMFAAFTPMINPFIYTFRNKDVKKAFRNSLNHLIKEGSL, via the exons atgccactttgcttccccaatgagCCTCATCTGTCAAATCCCATTAAGGAtgcaattgccagagatgtgttcctGCAACAGGTACAAGATAACCTGAAGGGACTGCTGCCATATGCAGCAATACGGCTAcacaaaccctatctacagggggagactTCAATGCCCCTTGTAGGAGATTTAGTAATGGTCAAAGTTTTCAGTAAGGCAGTTCCttgggatgcaaactgggagggacTATATCAGGTTCTCGAGACAATGGGTAATACCATACTGAAGGTACAGAGGCCAGTGACTACCAAGAAAAACTCTCAGAGGAGGCGCAAG GTTCTGCCTTCTgaagtcgg GTACCTTTTTGGCAGCAAAATGGTGGAAACAAACAAAACTGTTGTAGAAGAATTTGTTTTATTGGCTTTTGCTGATTTACACCAGTTTCAGAATttacttttctttgtttttctgctgACCTACATTACATGTGTCATGGGAAACGTTACTATAATTGTTCTTGTCAGAATAGAACCTTCTCTTCAtactacaatgtatttttttataagtgTATTCTCTGTTTTAGAAATTATCTTTGTGTCTGTCACTGTCCCCAGACTTTTAGCCAATCTAATCACAGctgataaaattatttatttcaatggaTGTTTTACCCAAATGTACGTCTTCCTCTCCTTAGGGGCAACTGAATGTTTTCTGCTCTTAGTAATGGTCTTTGACCGACACCTGGCTATTAACCATCCTTTACACTACCCAGCTATAATGACTCATGCTTTACGTATTAagctggctgttttatcatggaTCATGGGATTTGCTCTTAGTTTAGTCCCCACCATCAGCACAGCATGTTTGGAATTCTGTGGACCTAATATGATCGACCACTTCCTCTGTGACGTGGCTCCTCTGCAGATCTTGGCATGTTCAGATCCCTTCATTAGCATTATATGTACAAGCACAAGTGCAATATTTAGTGGTGTTTTGCCTTTAATTATAATCATAGGATTCTACATTCATATCATAATGACTGTTTCAAAAATTAAGACTGAGGAAGGAAAACAGAAAGCCTTTTCCACATGTACATCTCATCTCATTGTAGCCAGTCTATACTATGGTACAGGCATCATTGTGTACGTCAATCCTAATGGAAGCCATTAtgacaaatatttttcttttatgttcgCAGCATTCACGCCTATGATTAACCCTTTTATTTATACCTTTAGAAACAAGGATGTCAAGAAGGCTTTCAGGAATTCATTAAACCATCTTATAAAAGAAGGGTCACTGTAA